In one window of Candidatus Binatia bacterium DNA:
- a CDS encoding ABC transporter ATP-binding protein codes for MSKRFGNTQALADVNLDFRAGEIHAVLGENGAGKSTLMHILAGSLRPDAGNLLFDGRPVSFASPRQARNAGIGMVHQHFTLVEALTVAENLALSLPRQSRWRYDRAAAATEAAALAQRIGLDLSPLEVPVSQLPVGARQRIEILKALAHAQRVLILDEPTAVLTPQEVRTLFVLLRQLRSQGRLVVFITHKLREVREVADRVTIMRRGRNVGTYATADLSEREMAERMIGDVAPVRPRVAAHAAGEIVLQVSQLAVGGGTSAPVLVDVSFTVRAGEIFGIAGVDGNGQQELFEVLVGLRRPASGTVSVRGRPRTTCTPRAALAAGIGHIPPDRQHQGLVLPMTVQENLLLSRVLLDRCGRWGMVDLDAARRVAAEAARQYGIRAGLQEPVRSLSGGNQQRVVVARALAADPAVLIAANPSRGLDVAATRAVADALLDSARRGCAVVLISTDLDEVLDLSHRVSVLSRGHLSPALEPPIDTERLGLLMAGVPH; via the coding sequence GTGAGCAAACGCTTTGGGAATACTCAGGCGCTTGCCGACGTCAATCTCGATTTTCGTGCCGGCGAGATCCACGCCGTGCTCGGAGAAAACGGCGCCGGCAAGTCCACGCTCATGCACATCCTCGCCGGCTCCCTCCGTCCTGATGCCGGCAACCTGTTGTTTGATGGGCGGCCCGTTTCCTTTGCCTCGCCGCGTCAGGCCCGGAACGCCGGCATCGGTATGGTGCACCAGCACTTCACCTTGGTGGAGGCACTGACGGTGGCGGAAAACCTGGCCCTCAGCCTGCCGCGGCAGTCGCGCTGGCGGTACGACCGCGCCGCCGCGGCGACCGAGGCAGCGGCGCTGGCGCAACGTATCGGCCTCGACCTGAGCCCCCTGGAGGTACCCGTGTCCCAGCTTCCCGTTGGCGCGCGCCAACGGATCGAGATCCTGAAAGCGCTCGCTCATGCGCAGCGCGTGCTCATCCTCGACGAACCGACGGCGGTGCTCACCCCGCAGGAGGTTCGCACGCTGTTCGTCCTCCTGCGGCAATTACGCAGCCAGGGTCGACTGGTCGTTTTCATCACGCACAAGCTGCGTGAGGTTCGAGAGGTTGCCGATCGTGTCACCATCATGCGCCGCGGGCGCAACGTCGGAACCTATGCGACGGCGGATCTCAGCGAGCGCGAAATGGCAGAGCGGATGATCGGTGATGTGGCGCCGGTACGGCCACGCGTGGCGGCACACGCCGCTGGCGAGATCGTCCTCCAAGTGTCGCAGCTCGCTGTTGGTGGCGGGACCAGTGCGCCGGTGCTGGTCGATGTGAGTTTCACCGTGCGCGCCGGGGAAATCTTCGGCATCGCGGGCGTGGACGGCAACGGACAGCAGGAGCTGTTCGAAGTGCTCGTGGGGCTGCGGCGGCCTGCGAGCGGAACGGTGAGCGTGCGGGGCCGGCCGCGCACAACCTGCACGCCACGCGCGGCGTTGGCCGCCGGTATCGGGCACATTCCGCCCGACCGGCAACACCAAGGGCTGGTGTTGCCGATGACGGTGCAGGAGAATCTACTCCTCAGCCGTGTGCTGCTCGATCGCTGCGGCCGTTGGGGCATGGTGGACCTGGATGCGGCGCGGCGTGTTGCTGCCGAGGCGGCACGCCAATATGGCATTCGCGCCGGCCTGCAAGAGCCGGTGCGGTCACTCTCCGGCGGCAACCAGCAACGGGTGGTCGTGGCCCGGGCGTTGGCGGCGGACCCGGCCGTGCTCATCGCGGCCAACCCGAGTCGTGGCCTGGACGTAGCGGCCACGCGTGCGGTCGCCGACGCGCTGCTCGACAGTGCGCGGCGCGGCTGCGCCGTCGTCTTGATTTCCACCGACCTCGACGAGGTGCTCGATCTCAGTCACCGTGTCAGTGTCCTCTCGCGTGGCCACCTGAGCCCGGCGCTTGAACCGCCGATCGACACCGAGCGCTTGGGCCTGCTGATGGCCGGAGTGCCGCACTGA
- a CDS encoding BMP family protein, translating to MDLPSRLCLVLMLLFASAGCQRNSAPAAASAGTPAAAPSFKVALLSPGPVSDAGWNALAYEGLLAIRDQLGAEVSQIQTKTPAEFEEGFRDFARRGYQLVFGHGFEFQDAAAAVAPDFPHTVFITTSGNTVRPNVAPLRFMLEEATYLEGMLAGAMSKSGKAGVVGGIEIPSVKSTIIAFQAGAKAVRPDFTVVTSYVGNWEDVGAAKEAALALVQQGCDFLFHNADAAGLGVFQAAQMKHVYAFGSNKDQNDVAPDVVIASAVGDIPYAFVEVAREVKEGHFTGKVERMGMKDGVIKLILNPRLEPEIPAAVRERIEQARQAIIAGTLKVPTAEF from the coding sequence ATGGATCTCCCGAGCCGGCTCTGCCTGGTGCTGATGCTGCTCTTTGCGTCGGCTGGCTGTCAACGCAACTCGGCGCCGGCGGCCGCGTCCGCCGGTACCCCCGCCGCGGCGCCGTCGTTCAAGGTGGCTTTGCTGAGCCCCGGTCCGGTCAGTGACGCTGGCTGGAACGCCTTGGCCTATGAGGGCCTGCTGGCAATTCGCGACCAACTCGGGGCCGAAGTCAGTCAAATTCAGACGAAAACCCCCGCCGAGTTCGAGGAGGGCTTCCGCGACTTCGCCCGCCGCGGCTACCAGCTCGTGTTCGGTCACGGGTTTGAGTTCCAGGATGCCGCCGCCGCAGTGGCGCCGGATTTCCCCCACACGGTGTTCATCACCACCTCCGGCAATACGGTGCGGCCGAACGTGGCTCCCCTGCGTTTCATGCTCGAAGAGGCTACCTATCTCGAAGGCATGCTGGCCGGGGCGATGTCGAAGAGCGGCAAGGCGGGCGTCGTCGGCGGCATCGAGATCCCTTCGGTGAAGAGCACCATCATCGCTTTTCAGGCCGGGGCCAAAGCCGTGCGGCCGGATTTCACCGTGGTCACCTCGTACGTCGGCAACTGGGAGGATGTCGGTGCGGCCAAGGAAGCGGCGCTGGCGCTGGTGCAGCAAGGCTGCGACTTTCTGTTTCACAATGCAGATGCCGCCGGCCTCGGCGTGTTTCAGGCGGCGCAGATGAAACATGTCTACGCCTTCGGCAGCAACAAGGACCAAAACGATGTCGCACCCGACGTCGTCATCGCCAGCGCCGTCGGCGACATTCCATATGCCTTTGTGGAAGTCGCCCGCGAGGTGAAGGAAGGTCATTTCACGGGGAAAGTCGAGCGCATGGGGATGAAAGATGGCGTCATCAAACTGATCCTGAACCCGCGCCTCGAGCCCGAGATTCCGGCAGCCGTCCGCGAGCGCATCGAGCAGGCGCGCCAAGCGATCATCGCCGGCACGCTGAAAGTGCCAACCGCTGAATTTTGA